The proteins below are encoded in one region of Vanessa tameamea isolate UH-Manoa-2023 chromosome Z, ilVanTame1 primary haplotype, whole genome shotgun sequence:
- the LOC113401096 gene encoding uncharacterized protein LOC113401096, with amino-acid sequence MNTIWVLAVVVGVASADVSLGYQYNPPSTTFGVPSYPVGSSNFNSAYATTNNVASSGVGSGLGSSYSSGVGSGHGSSLGSGNTGSGYNYNGLSSGTGSSSHYNVLGSTNYNTAGSSSGSKYNVDTSGLGSRYNTFGSSGVTGSGSGSKYNVGSSGTGFNSNYNTGGNAGSDFGSNYNVFGTNGAHGSNYNGGQQGVYQGSTFEQNSGYQSTYHTTADTSGLDNIGSYYQSASAANQFISSNQYQSAAAPNYNEYYNQVQHQPAQVFKHFYVHAAPEDPEPTKPRQPIVLPPPQKHYKIIFIKAPTQPAQVPQVIPVPQQNEEKTIVYVLVKKPEDMKNIVLPKFEQKAPTKPEVFFIKYNNKHDSQSLIDNIVSDYNKGGVSASFSGAGVSGTNFKTGSSQASSSSSISGEDTDDASSVSLESIFGSSDTSSLSTAGISSTTPSSGSDSGFTSGLTNSGSSFSSGFGSGSSSSTNYGSGSSSFGSGSKLSSGTTGSSGNVGSSSGAYGSVSGNYGSSSNKYTSGSGSFGSSSSNLGSNQFESGSSNKYGSSSGGYSSSSGSFGSGSTGLVSKFGPQPTKTGSGSQLATSSIGSSNIGNNYASTTSNLGASSGSFGTGSTSSGINKFSSTSSSFDSTSLSSNSGLPSTSAAKPTTFGSSLTTGTLGTSSGGLSSGNIDSGLSSISSGYSSGSNGYESVSNSFDNNSGSVSSGFSNLGSDKYSTGSGSTNSKYESTVFTTSQGVPHETYGLPKFKAL; translated from the coding sequence GTATTAGCAGTTGTGGTCGGGGTAGCGTCAGCAGACGTTAGCCTCGGATACCAATATAATCCACCATCTACAACCTTTGGCGTCCCATCGTATCCAGTTGGTAGCAGCAACTTCAATAGTGCATACGCAACAACCAACAACGTCGCCAGCTCTGGAGTAGGTTCCGGACTTGGTTCAAGCTACAGCTCCGGCGTCGGCTCCGGCCATGGTTCAAGCCTTGGCTCCGGCAATACCGGTTCGGGCTACAATTACAATGGACTCAGCTCAGGAACCGGTTCATCTTCTCATTACAACGTATTGGGATCCACCAATTACAACACTGCTGGCTCAAGCTCTGGATCTAAGTACAATGTTGATACATCAGGCCTTGGTTCCAGATATAATACATTTGGATCCTCTGGAGTAACTGGATCTGGCTCAGGATCAAAGTACAACGTTGGTTCATCTGGCACTGGATTTAATTCAAACTATAATACCGGCGGCAATGCGGGTTCAGACTTTGGTTCCAATTACAACGTCTTTGGCACTAATGGTGCTCATGGCTCAAACTACAATGGTGGTCAGCAAGGAGTTTACCAAGGGTCAACATTCGAACAAAATTCCGGTTACCAAAGTACATACCATACTACCGCCGACACCAGTGGTCTCGACAATATCGGCAGTTACTATCAATCTGCAAGTGCTGCTAATCAATTCATTTCATCAAACCAGTACCAAAGTGCTGCCGCACCAAATTATAACGAATATTACAATCAAGTGCAGCACCAACCAGCTCAAGTATTTAAGCACTTCTACGTTCATGCCGCTCCTGAAGACCCAGAACCAACAAAACCACGGCAACCAATAGTTCTACCTCCACCCCAAAagcattacaaaattattttcatcaagGCACCAACTCAACCGGCGCAAGTTCCTCAAGTAATTCCAGTACCACAACAGAATGAAGAAAAGACTATTGTTTATGTCCTTGTTAAGAAACCAGAAGATATGAAGAACATTGTTTTACCCAAATTCGAGCAAAAGGCACCAACTAAACCTGAGGtcttctttataaaatacaataataaacatgaCTCCCAATCTTTGATTGACAATATCGTTAGTGACTATAACAAAGGAGGAGTTTCCGCTTCATTCTCTGGTGCAGGTGTTTCTGGCACTAATTTTAAAACTGGCTCTTCACAGGCATCTTCCTCTTCAAGTATCTCCGGAGAAGATACCGATGATGCGTCTTCTGTCTCTCTAGAATCTATTTTCGGTAGCTCTGATACTTCTAGTTTATCAACGGCTGGAATTTCTTCAACCACTCCTAGTTCTGGGTCTGACTCTGGTTTTACTAGTGGATTAACAAACTCTGGAAGTAGTTTCTCTTCAGGTTTTGGTTCTGGTAGTAGCAGTTCAACCAACTATGGGTCCGGTTCAAGCAGCTTTGGTTCAGGGAGCAAACTTTCTTCCGGTACTACTGGCAGTTCTGGAAACGTTGGTTCTTCCTCCGGTGCCTATGGCTCCGTTTCTGGTAACTATGGTTCGAGTTCCAATAAGTATACTTCTGGATCAGGAAGTTTTGGATCTAGTTCTAGCAATTTAGGCTCCAATCAATTTGAATCTGGTTCAAGTAACAAATACGGATCAAGCTCTGGTGGCTATAGTTCAAGTTCAGGAAGTTTTGGTTCCGGTTCCACTGGATTAGTTTCCAAATTTGGCCCTCAGCCTACCAAAACAGGTTCAGGTAGTCAGCTTGCTACTAGTTCTATTGGTTCATCAAATATAGGAAATAACTATGCATCAACTACTAGTAACTTGGGAGCAAGCTCCGGTAGTTTTGGTACTGGTTCTACCAGTTCGGGTATTAACAAATTTAGTTCTACTTCTAGTAGCTTCGATTCTACTTCTTTGTCTTCTAATTCTGGTTTACCAAGTACATCAGCTGCAAAGCCAACCACTTTCGGCTCAAGCCTTACAACCGGAACTCTTGGAACAAGCTCTGGAGGTCTTTCTTCTGGCAATATTGATTCCGGCCTTAGCAGCATCAGTTCAGGTTATAGTTCCGGCTCTAATGGCTACGAATCTGTTTCCAATAGCTTCGATAATAATTCTGGCAGTGTCAGTTCCGGTTTTAGTAACTTGGGTTCGGACAAGTATAGCACTGGCTCAGGCAGCACAAATTCTAAGTATGAATCAACTGTTTTTACAACTAGTCAAGGTGTTCCTCATGAAACCTATGGCCTACCTAAATTTAAAGCATTATAG